One Candidatus Hydrogenedens sp. DNA segment encodes these proteins:
- the rimO gene encoding 30S ribosomal protein S12 methylthiotransferase RimO: MSTGKKTKRVGIITLGCDKNTVDNEYLAGLLEDIGYEVIPLEGFNAEESFDVVLLNTCGFILDAKKQSIDVISEIAESKRKRKNPSKFFVFGCLAQRYPQELWKEFPEIDGLVGVGQLETLLRYIQEEELPRNQKFCCLRKPSVSVGRYIRRKIITPSAYSFLKIADGCSHACSFCSIPQIKGAYHSVPMDILLQEAEYLIGQGIKELNLIAQDITRYGRDLKKGYGLPELIQELAKLKGDFWIRCLYVLPSGVTKKLLQVMKTEPKVVHYLDIPIQHVDKKVLRLMNRPGWNKDVIKAIQEIRDFIPDMVFRTTIILGFPGESFRAFQQLIKGIEQIRFERLGSFIFSPEENTPAMELPGKVGKLVAERRYHILMETQAEISYEFNKNRVGKEYKVLIDDYDKEKNLWIGRSYAEAPDVDGVIWISSPRTLQIGGFYQVKIEEAEIYDLYGKVV, from the coding sequence ATGTCAACAGGAAAAAAAACAAAAAGAGTAGGAATAATTACTTTAGGGTGTGATAAAAATACAGTTGATAATGAGTATCTGGCAGGTTTATTGGAAGATATAGGTTATGAAGTAATACCGTTGGAGGGTTTTAATGCGGAAGAGAGTTTTGATGTGGTTTTACTAAATACTTGCGGTTTTATTTTAGATGCAAAAAAGCAATCTATTGATGTGATTTCGGAGATAGCGGAAAGCAAGAGAAAGAGGAAAAATCCGTCAAAGTTCTTTGTTTTCGGTTGTTTAGCCCAGAGGTATCCTCAGGAACTATGGAAAGAGTTTCCAGAAATTGATGGATTGGTAGGTGTAGGACAATTAGAAACTTTATTGAGATATATTCAGGAAGAGGAATTACCCCGCAACCAAAAATTTTGTTGTTTGCGGAAACCGAGTGTAAGTGTAGGAAGATATATCCGTAGAAAAATCATTACTCCTTCTGCGTATTCTTTTCTGAAAATTGCAGATGGTTGTTCTCATGCCTGTTCTTTTTGTTCCATTCCTCAAATAAAAGGGGCTTATCATTCTGTCCCTATGGACATTCTTTTGCAAGAGGCGGAATACTTAATTGGACAAGGTATAAAAGAACTTAATCTAATTGCCCAGGATATAACTCGTTATGGCAGGGATTTGAAAAAGGGATATGGCTTGCCTGAATTAATTCAGGAATTGGCAAAATTGAAGGGGGATTTTTGGATACGCTGTTTGTATGTTTTACCGTCCGGAGTAACAAAGAAACTTTTACAGGTTATGAAAACAGAGCCTAAAGTGGTTCATTATTTAGATATACCTATTCAACATGTAGATAAGAAAGTGCTTCGATTGATGAATCGCCCCGGCTGGAATAAAGATGTTATAAAAGCAATACAGGAGATACGAGATTTCATACCCGATATGGTTTTTCGCACCACCATTATTTTAGGTTTTCCCGGAGAAAGTTTTAGAGCATTTCAGCAACTAATAAAAGGGATAGAACAAATCCGATTTGAACGATTGGGGTCTTTTATTTTTTCCCCGGAAGAGAATACACCCGCTATGGAATTACCAGGCAAGGTAGGAAAACTGGTAGCAGAACGACGCTATCATATTCTTATGGAAACACAGGCAGAAATATCGTATGAATTTAATAAAAATCGTGTAGGCAAAGAATACAAAGTCTTAATTGATGATTATGACAAGGAGAAGAACCTTTGGATAGGCAGGTCTTATGCAGAAGCCCCGGATGTTGATGGTGTTATCTGGATATCCTCTCCGCGAACCTTGCAAATAGGCGGATTTTATCAGGTAAAAATCGAAGAAGCAGAGATATATGACCTATATGGTAAAGTTGTATAA
- a CDS encoding FAD-dependent oxidoreductase — MKRRDFLLTMGTSPILYVPSSKNNPTKSHYTDKKTLKKQKNTELMKADVVIIGGGTGGVACALSALQHGLSVIMTEETLWLGGQMTSQAVPPDENPWVEDKGSTERYKLFRNAIRDFYRKNYPLLEEHKNNPKLNPGNGNVSRICHEPRVSAQVIESILSPYISGKKLTVLKKHIPLSVETNGDYFSAVKVLSLETGNEIYLSAPYFIDATETGELLPLGKVEYVIGMESQKETHEPHAPTNSDPKGMQACTWCFAMDYDPNGDHRINKPDNYDFWHSLIPQLDPPWTGPLLSLTATHPVTLQQRTLPFDPTGNTKASWWNYRQILDKNLFDTNIIPYSITLVNWPQNDYFLGNIIENKTKDEDLFHERKAKELSLALFYWLQTEAPRPDGGTGWKGLRLRPDVTGTEDGFAMRPYIREARRIKAEFTICEQHIGKDARKELFKTQDYILPEFFKDTVGIGYYRIDLHPRTNGKNYFDVDSLPFQIPLGALIPKRVENMLPVSKNIGTTHITNGAYRLHHVEWHIGEAVGCLLAFCKQNNLLPRQVKNHSDSLEQFQEMLQKDSIPLQWDKEILQQMGKKSGS, encoded by the coding sequence ATGAAACGAAGAGATTTTTTATTAACAATGGGGACATCTCCTATTTTGTATGTACCCTCTTCAAAAAACAACCCCACTAAATCTCATTATACAGATAAGAAAACCCTTAAAAAACAGAAGAATACAGAACTTATGAAAGCCGATGTGGTTATAATTGGTGGTGGAACAGGAGGGGTAGCATGTGCTTTATCTGCCTTGCAACATGGACTATCGGTTATTATGACAGAGGAAACCTTATGGCTGGGAGGACAAATGACTTCGCAGGCAGTTCCGCCCGATGAAAATCCATGGGTGGAAGACAAAGGTTCTACGGAAAGATACAAACTATTTCGAAACGCAATTCGCGATTTTTATCGAAAAAATTACCCCTTGCTTGAAGAACATAAGAACAATCCAAAATTAAACCCCGGCAATGGAAATGTTTCGCGAATATGCCATGAACCCCGTGTCAGTGCCCAAGTGATTGAAAGTATACTCTCCCCTTATATATCAGGAAAAAAACTTACTGTCTTAAAAAAACATATTCCCCTATCGGTAGAAACAAACGGTGACTATTTCTCTGCTGTTAAAGTTTTATCCTTAGAAACAGGAAATGAAATATACCTTTCAGCTCCTTATTTTATTGATGCTACAGAAACGGGAGAACTGCTTCCTTTAGGAAAAGTAGAATATGTAATCGGTATGGAGTCTCAAAAAGAAACCCATGAACCTCATGCCCCTACAAACTCCGACCCCAAAGGGATGCAGGCATGTACATGGTGCTTTGCTATGGATTACGACCCGAATGGCGACCACCGAATTAACAAGCCTGATAATTATGATTTTTGGCATTCTTTAATTCCCCAATTAGACCCACCCTGGACAGGTCCTTTATTAAGTCTGACAGCAACACATCCTGTAACTCTCCAACAACGCACATTGCCATTTGACCCCACAGGAAACACGAAAGCAAGTTGGTGGAATTACCGTCAAATTTTAGATAAAAATCTTTTCGATACAAATATTATTCCTTACAGCATAACCCTTGTTAACTGGCCTCAAAACGATTATTTTTTAGGAAATATCATTGAGAACAAAACAAAAGACGAAGACTTATTCCATGAAAGAAAAGCCAAAGAATTGAGCCTTGCTCTCTTTTACTGGTTACAGACGGAAGCACCCCGCCCGGATGGTGGAACAGGTTGGAAAGGTTTGCGATTACGCCCAGATGTTACTGGCACAGAAGATGGCTTTGCCATGAGACCCTATATACGCGAAGCAAGACGGATTAAAGCAGAATTTACTATATGCGAACAACATATCGGGAAAGATGCACGAAAAGAATTATTCAAAACACAAGACTACATCCTTCCTGAATTTTTCAAAGATACTGTAGGTATTGGTTATTATCGAATTGACCTTCATCCACGAACCAACGGTAAAAACTATTTTGATGTAGATTCCTTACCTTTCCAGATACCTTTGGGAGCCTTAATACCAAAACGAGTTGAGAACATGCTTCCTGTTTCTAAAAATATTGGCACAACACACATTACGAACGGAGCCTATCGCCTTCATCATGTTGAATGGCACATCGGAGAAGCCGTCGGATGTCTTTTAGCGTTTTGCAAACAAAATAACCTCTTACCCCGTCAGGTCAAAAATCATTCTGATTCCTTAGAACAATTCCAAGAAATGCTGCAGAAAGATTCCATTCCTCTTCAATGGGATAAAGAAATTCTACAGCAAATGGGCAAAAAGAGCGGTTCATAA